Proteins from one Anopheles nili chromosome 2, idAnoNiliSN_F5_01, whole genome shotgun sequence genomic window:
- the LOC128731347 gene encoding tyramine receptor 1, translating to MSATLHNLSYTAPIGGPSRELAMVRENANPAVALADLASVLGLDPVGSPTGTMGGNESGGQQELGQPAADGCPKPDDLLYPSLIGIDLAVPQWEAIGTALVLTLIIIITIVGNVLVILSVFTYKPLRIVQNFFIVSLAVADLTVAILVLPLNVAYSLLGRWEFGIHVCKMWLTSDVLCCTASILNLCAIALDRYWAITDPINYAQKRTLERVLALIAGVWVLSLLISSPPLIGWNDWPEEFSSEFPCQLTSNQGYVIYSSLGSFFIPLAIMTIVYIEIYIATRRRLRERAQASKINTLATRSLGVVAGNGEKELTTVAHSPPAKSGADTAPHDGHGRAHGQQHDQESISSETNNHNEQTDASSANPLATKKDRTGKKDRARRLGAYFGLRGSSSGGGAQHGLGARKKRHRKCATGDDEDECDGSRLQRLALHQREDDSVTDNPDNSGSGESAKAGPGVTSGNCDITAGGETPRNGAGHAQVGFHESTTELVAGSVVATGGTGDRAPPRPGGRLKQSFRKPGGINQFIEEKQKISLSKERRAARTLGIIMGVFVVCWLPFFLMYVILPFCPTCCPTNKLINFITWLGYINSALNPIIYTIFNLDYRRAFKRLLGIKQ from the coding sequence ATGAGCGCAACCTTGCACAACCTTAGCTACActgcaccgatcggtgggCCGTCGCGCGAACTCGCCATGGTGCGGGAAAACGCGAATCCAGCCGTAGCACTAGCCGACCTGGCCTCGGTGTTGGGTCTGGACCCGGTCGGATCACCGACCGGCACGATGGGTGGCAACGAATCCGGTGGACAGCAGGAACTTGGCCAACCGGCCGCCGATGGGTGCCCCAAACCAGACGATCTGCTCTACCCGAGCCTGATCGGCATCGATCTGGCCGTACCGCAATGGGAAGCCATCGGGACGGCGCTCGTCCTGacgctcatcatcatcatcaccatcgtggGCAATGTGCTCGTGATTCTGAGCGTGTTCACGTACAAACCACTCCGAATCGTGCAGAACTTCTTCATCGTATCGCTCGCGGTAGCCGATCTAACCGTCGCGATCCTCGTGCTGCCGCTAAACGTCGCCTACTCGCTGCTCGGCCGGTGGGAGTTTGGCATACACGTGTGCAAAATGTGGCTCACCTCGGACGTGCTGTGCTGTACCGCCTCGATCCTGAACCTGTGCGCGATCGCACTCGATCGCTACTGGGCGATCACGGATCCGATCAACTACGCGCAAAAGCGCACGCTCGAGCGCGTCCTAGCACTGATCGCGGGCGTTTGGGTGCTGTCGCTGTTGATCAGCTCACCGCCGCTGATCGGCTGGAATGACTGGCCGGAGGAGTTTTCGAGCGAGTTTCCGTGTCAATTAACGAGCAACCAGGGCTACGTGATCTACTCGTCGCTCGGTTCGTTCTTCATCCCGCTCGCCATCATGACGATCGTGTACATCGAAATTTACATCGCAACCCGGCGGCGGTTACGCGAGCGTGCGCAAGCCTCAAAGATCAACACGCTAGCGACGCGCAGTCTCGGTGTGGTGGCTGGCAATGGTGAGAAGGAGCTAACGACTGTCGCGCACTCACCACCGGCCAAATCGGGTGCGGATACGGCACCCCACGATGGTCACGGGCGTGCTCACGGGCAGCAACACGACCAGGAGTCGATCAGCAGTGAAACGAACAACCACAACGAACAGACGGATGCGAGCAGTGCGAATCCGTTGGCCACGAAGAAGGATCGCACCGGCAAGAAGGATCGAGCGCGTCGGCTAGGCGCGTACTTTGGTCTCCGCGGTAGCAGcagtggtggaggcgcccagcaTGGGTTAGGGGCGCGTAAAaagcgccaccggaagtgcgccACCGGTGACGACGAAGATGAGTGTGACGGGTCGCGGTTGCAGCGGTTGGCGTTGCATCAGCGCGAGGACGACTCGGTGACGGACAATCCGGACAACTCGGGGTCGGGTGAGAGCGCGAAAGCCGGGCCGGGGGTGACTTCCGGTAACTGTGATATTACGGCGGGTGGTGAAACGCCACGAAATGGAGCTGGCCACGCGCAGGTGGGGTTCCACGAGTCAACGACCGAGCTGGTGGCGGGTTCGGTGGTGGCCACCGGTGGTACCGGTGACCGTGCGCCACCCCGACCCGGTGGGCGGTTGAAGCAGTCGTTCCGCAAGCCGGGCGGCATTAATCAGTTTATCGAGGAGAAGCAGAAGATCTCGCTGTCGAAGGAACGCCGGGCGGCCCGGACGCTTGGCATCATTATGGGTGTGTTTGTCGTGTGCTGGCTGCCGTTCTTCCTGATGTACGTCATCCTGCCGTTCTGCCCGACCTGCTGCCCGACGAACAAGTTAATTAACTTCATCACTTGGCTGGGCTACATCAACTCCGCGCTCAACCCGATTATTTACACCATATTCAATTTAGACTACCGCCGCGCATTCAAGCGGCTGCTCGGCATTAAACAGTGA
- the LOC128731355 gene encoding delta-1-pyrroline-5-carboxylate synthase gives MSFLRALTKRGLAVSPLVQRLGPHLSCRSFSIVGNPNVSSYLVQQANKAKNVNRTLHGLHERKQATFNERSQLKYARRLVVKLGSAVITREDEHGLALGRLASIVEQVAEYHVEGRECIMVTSGAVAFGKQKLTQELLMSLSMRETLSPTDHTRQDAGTLLEPRAAAAVGQSGLMSLYDAMFAQYGIKIAQVLVTEPDFYNEETRKNLFSTLSELISLNIVPIINTNDAVVPPMFIVDQEVSATGKKRGIRIKDNDSLAALLAAEIHADLLILMSDVDGIYNKPPWEDGARLMHTYTAGDKDLIKFGEKSKVGTGGMNSKVMAATWALDRGVSVVICNGTQDKAIKSILTGRKVGTFFTESTTEKVTPIEQIAENARNGSRVLQNLTANERAQAVNTLADLLISRQSAILDANAKDLEEAKKSGLAKPLLSRLSLNAGKLDGLAKGLKQIADDSHRNVGRVVKRTKLAEGLELKQITVPIGVLLVIFESRPDSLPQVAALAMASGNGLLLKGGKEAAHSNRALMELVKESLAPTGASNAISLVSTREEISDLLSMDEHIDLIIPRGSSELVRSIQEKAQHIPVMGHAEGICHVYVDREADLDKALKIIRDSKCDYPAACNAMETLLIHEDLLQNSSFFTDVCNMLKREGVTINSGPKLNQMLTFGPPQAKSLKFEYGALECSIEVVKNLEEAIDHVHTFGSGHTDVIVTENPTSANYFQSNVDSACVFHNASSRFADGFRFGLGAEVGISTARIHARGPVGVEGLLTTKWILSGVDHAASEFTDGSRAWLHQPLPTGE, from the exons ATGAGCTTCCTGAGGGCGCTTACCAAGCGTGGCCTCGCCGTATCGCCGCTGGTGCAACGCCTCGGGCCTCATTTGTCCTGCCGATCTTTCTCCATCGTTGGCAACCCGAACGTCAGCTCGTACCTTGTGCAACAG GCTAATAAAGCGAAAAATGTAAATCGCACCCTGCACGGTCTGCACGAGCGCAAACAGGCCACCTTCAACGAACGCAGCCAGCTCAAGTACGCTCGGCGGCTCGTAGTGAAGCTGGGCAGTGCCGTAATCACCCGTGAGGACGAACATGGCCTCGCTCTGGGCCGGTTGGCCTCGATCGTGGAACAGGTCGCCGAGTATCACGTGGAAGGACGCGAGTGCATTATGGTGACGAGCGGTGCCGTCGCGTTCGGCAAGCAAAAGCTCACCCAGGAGCTGCTGATGTCGCTGTCGATGCGTGAAACGCTCTCGCCCACGGATCATACGCGCCAGGACGCGGGAACGCTACTGGAACCACGTGCCGCAGCTGCTGTCGGCCAGTCCGGGCTGATGTCGCTGTACGACGCCATGTTCGCGCAGTACGGCATCAAGATCGCGCAGGTCCTCGTCACCGAACCGGACTTCTACAACGAGGAAACGCGCAAGAACCTGTTCAGCACACTTTCGGAGCTGATCAGCCTCAACATCGTGCCGATCATCAACACGAACGATGCCGTTGTGCCACCGATGTTCATCGTCGACCAAGAGGTGTCCGCCACGGGCAAGAAGCGTGGCATCCGCATCAAGGATAACGACAGTCTGGCCGCGTTGCTAGCGGCGGAAATCCACGCTGACCTGCTGATTCTGATGTCGGACGTGGACGGTATCTACAACAAGCCTCCGTGGGAGGATGGCGCACGATTGATGCACACCTACACGGCCGGTGATAAGGATCTGATTAAGTTCGGCGAAAAGTCAAAGGTCGGCACAGGCGGCATGAACTCGAAGGTGATGGCCGCGACGTGGGCGCTCGACCGTGGCGTGAGTGTGGTAATTTGCAACGGCACGCAGGATAAGGCCATCAAAAGCATCCTAACGGGGCGTAAGGTGGgcacatttttcaccgaaTCCACTACCGAGAAGGTCACTCCAATAGAGCAAATCGCCGAAAATG CACGAAACGGTAGCCGCGTGTTGCAGAATCTTACAGCAAACGAACGGGCGCAGGCGGTGAACACCTTGGCTGATCTGCTGATTTCCCGCCAGTCGGCTATTCTCGATGCTAACGCGAAGGATCTGGAGGAGGCGAAGAAATCGGGTCTTGCAAAGCCACTTCTCTCGCGACTTTCGCTGAATGCTGGAAAACTGGACGGGTTGGCGAAAGGACTCAAGCAGATTGCTGACGATAGCCATAGG AATGTAGGGCGCGTTGTGAAGCGCACCAAACTGGCGGAAGGACTCGAGCTGAAGCAAATTACCGTCCCCATCGgtgtgctgctggtgatattCGAATCCCGACCGGACTCGCTCCCTCAGGTGGCCGCCCTTGCCATGGCGTCCGGCAATGGGCTGTTGCTGAAGGGTGGCAAGGAAGCGGCCCACAGCAACCGAGCGCTGATGGAACTGGTCAAGGAATCGCTAGCACCGACCGGAGCGTCTAACGCGATCTCGTTGGTATCGACGCGCGAAGAAATAAGCGATCTTCTCTCAATGGACGAACACATCGATCTGATCATTCCGCGAGGATCGAGCGAGCTGGTGCGCAGCATTCAGGAGAAAGCCCAACACATCCCGGTGATGGGACACGCCGAAGGTATCTGCCACGTGTACGTCGACCGGGAAGCCGACCTAGACAAGGCGCTGAAGATCATTCGCGATTCCAAGTGCGACTATCCGGCGG CCTGTAACGCGATGGAAACGCTGCTCATTCATGAGGACCTGCTGCAAAATAGCTCCTTCTTCACGGACGTGTGCAACATGCTGAAGCGTGAGGGTGTGACGATCAACTCCGGCCCCAAACTGAACCAGATGCTTACGTTCGGTCCGCCCCAGGCGAAATCACTCAAGTTCGAGTACGGCGCGTTAGAGTGCAGCATCGAGGTCGTGAAAAACCTTGAGGAAGCCATCGACCATGTGCACACGTTCGGCAGTGGGCACACGGACGTGATTGTGACGGAAAATC CTACTTCGGCCAATTACTTCCAGAGCAACGTCGATAGTGCCTGCGTGTTCCACAACGCAAGTAGCCGCTTTGCGGATGGATTCCGGTTCGGTCTCGGGGCAGAAGTAGGCATTTCCACCGCTAGGATACACGCCCGCGGTCCGGTAGGCGTTGAAGGACTACTCACAACGAAATGGATCCTTAGCGGAGTGGACCATGCGGCGTCGGAATTTACGGATGGTTCGCGCGCGTGGCTGCACCAACCGCTACCGACAGGAGAGTGA
- the LOC128720885 gene encoding nuclear receptor-binding factor 2-like — translation MENSHLNRAHMYGRRAENCAKNRRFDEAMECHRQAVFHFNETLKQQTNAMVQESLQLQRKYHLKQVDLLQVKKQQYDRYLRALEYQRRKNPEFLAQQIEKMDKYNELQVAIYHNLDDTDGLLETLSRNIAMPANQAAGTTDGGSKAVRELITLNHSLHILIQRMSQNVDEYATENEELREKLRYFEKEKESATTEDRKGNTDPASNANEGGLSTQKHTVDLMDDNLSTLAPLEMPVFDLSELDNH, via the exons ATGGAGAATTCACATCTTAACAGG GCGCACATGTACGGCAGAAGGGCAGAAAACTGTGCAAAAAATCGTCGCTTCGACGAAGCTATGGAGTGTCACCGGCAGGCCGTTTTTCACTTCAACGAAACgctcaaacagcaaacaaacgcgatGGTGCAAGAATCGCTTCAGCTGCAGCGCAAGTACCATCTGAAACAGGTAGACTTGCTGCAGGTAAAGAAGCAACAGTATGATCGATACCTGCGAGCCCTCGAATACCAGCGACGCAAGAATCCCGAGTTCCTGGCGCAGCAGATCGAAAAAATGGACAAGTACAACGAGCTGCAGGTGGCGATCTATCACAACCTCGACGATACCGATGGGCTGCTGGAAACGTTAAGCCGGAATATCGCGATGCCAGCCAACCAAGCTGCCGGGACAACGGACGGTGGATCGAAAGCAGTACGAGAGCTTATCACGCTGAACCATTCGCTGCACATCTTGATCCAGCGGATGTCACAAAATGTGGACGAGTACGCCACCGAAAACGAGGAACTGCGTGAGAAGCTGCGCTActtcgaaaaggaaaaggaaagcgcGACCACGGAGGACCGTAAAGGCAACACAGATCCTGCTAGCAATGCGAACGAAGGAGGCctgagcacacaaaaacacaccgtaGACCTGATGGACGATAATCTGTCGACACTGGCGCCGTTGGAAATGCCCGTATTTGATCTGTCGGAGCTGGACAATCATTGA